A genomic stretch from Corynebacterium sp. 21KM1197 includes:
- the galT gene encoding galactose-1-phosphate uridylyltransferase, producing the protein MLRVTRSRLSDGREILYFDTPDTPPRMATDERALPVVRTESTMRRDPLTGQWSLFAAHRQNRTFLPPANEDPLAPTRPGGYPSEIPEADYQVAVFENRFPSLTLHGVGGTVGGALDDAQRPALGRCEVVCFTPEPEGSFADLPLERKRALIEVWAHRTEELSRIEGIRAVFPFENRGEEIGVTLPHPHGQIYSYPFVPPRMASIAEQVRLRPNLFDEVIEAELRAEERIIHTTPSFVVYTPLAAKWPVEVMVMPRRAVPDFPALNTEEREELAGILHSLFPAVDRFFEGVERTPYIAAWNQAPVGQPEAGRLHLQLFSLMRSPHRMKYLAGSESGMGAWINDTTPETIAETFRRIWQ; encoded by the coding sequence ATGCTTAGGGTGACCCGCTCCCGGCTTTCCGACGGCCGCGAGATCCTCTACTTTGACACCCCCGACACCCCGCCCAGAATGGCCACGGACGAGCGCGCGCTGCCGGTGGTGCGCACGGAATCCACCATGCGCCGCGATCCGCTGACGGGGCAGTGGAGCCTTTTTGCCGCGCACCGCCAAAACCGCACCTTCCTGCCCCCGGCCAACGAGGACCCGCTGGCCCCCACCCGTCCGGGCGGTTATCCCAGCGAGATTCCCGAGGCGGATTATCAGGTGGCGGTGTTTGAAAATCGCTTTCCCTCGCTCACCCTGCACGGCGTGGGCGGGACAGTGGGCGGGGCGCTCGACGATGCCCAGCGTCCGGCCCTGGGCCGCTGCGAGGTGGTGTGCTTTACCCCGGAGCCGGAGGGATCCTTCGCAGACCTCCCCTTAGAACGCAAGCGTGCGCTCATCGAGGTCTGGGCGCACCGCACGGAGGAACTTTCCCGGATCGAGGGGATAAGGGCCGTCTTTCCCTTTGAAAACCGGGGCGAGGAAATTGGCGTGACCCTCCCGCATCCCCACGGGCAGATTTATTCCTACCCCTTTGTTCCCCCGCGCATGGCCTCGATCGCGGAGCAGGTGCGGTTGCGCCCGAATCTCTTTGACGAGGTCATCGAGGCGGAATTGCGCGCCGAGGAGCGCATTATCCACACCACCCCCAGCTTTGTGGTTTATACGCCCCTGGCGGCCAAATGGCCGGTGGAGGTGATGGTGATGCCGCGCAGGGCGGTACCCGATTTCCCCGCCTTAAATACCGAGGAGAGGGAGGAACTAGCAGGTATCCTGCACAGCCTTTTCCCCGCCGTGGATCGGTTCTTCGAGGGGGTGGAACGCACCCCCTATATCGCGGCGTGGAACCAGGCCCCGGTGGGGCAACCGGAGGCGGGCCGATTGCACCTCCAGCTCTTTTCCCTCATGCGTTCCCCGCACCGCATGAAATACCTCGCGGGGTCAGAATCCGGCATGGGTGCCTGGATCAATGACACCACCCCGGAAACCATCGCGGAAACATTCAGGAGGATATGGCAATGA
- the steA gene encoding putative cytokinetic ring protein SteA, with product MSLFSRKDDLPGQHGVVRDCTPQGKGLKRFSPGDIAVIDASDISRRLAQDLIDLQPSVVINKAAFSTGAVPNFGPTMLLDASITLIDSAGSLGGLRDGKKARVSDEGGIYHGDKHLGDGHVVTRAEAEKSFNEAQQSLVERMEAYFGNTVEFLNTEAPLLVDGLGIPDTGEEIRGRKTLVVSPGARHREQIEALRYFIREYEPYIVGVEGAADTLVEMGYRPHLIVGNPVNVGAETLRSGARVVLPADADGHASGLERIQDLGIGAMTFPAATDSATDLALLLVEYHGAELIVNAGAPLSLDGMFAGKHNPAALVTRAKVGTKLVDAEAVANLYIVPASGGIAWLWAILGVLVACAAIVLIAGMGGAGTFSDNLIDTWNNLALTVQGWFKE from the coding sequence ATGAGTCTGTTCTCCCGCAAAGACGATCTCCCCGGTCAGCACGGGGTAGTGCGCGATTGCACCCCCCAGGGCAAGGGCCTCAAGCGCTTCTCCCCGGGGGACATCGCGGTGATCGATGCCTCGGACATCTCGCGCCGCCTTGCGCAGGACCTCATCGACCTTCAGCCCTCCGTGGTCATCAATAAGGCCGCCTTTAGCACCGGGGCCGTGCCCAACTTTGGCCCCACCATGCTGCTGGACGCCTCCATCACCCTGATTGATTCCGCCGGTTCCCTGGGCGGCTTGCGCGATGGTAAAAAAGCTCGGGTATCGGATGAGGGCGGGATCTACCACGGGGACAAGCACCTTGGCGATGGCCACGTGGTCACCCGCGCGGAGGCGGAAAAGTCCTTCAACGAGGCTCAGCAATCCCTGGTGGAGCGCATGGAGGCCTACTTTGGCAACACCGTGGAGTTCCTGAACACGGAGGCCCCGCTTCTGGTGGACGGGCTGGGTATTCCCGATACCGGCGAGGAGATTCGCGGGCGCAAGACCCTGGTGGTCAGCCCCGGTGCGCGCCATCGGGAGCAGATCGAGGCGCTGCGCTACTTCATCCGCGAGTACGAGCCGTACATCGTGGGTGTGGAGGGCGCGGCCGATACCCTGGTGGAGATGGGATACCGCCCGCACCTCATCGTGGGCAATCCCGTGAACGTGGGAGCGGAGACGCTGCGCAGCGGCGCGCGGGTGGTGCTGCCCGCCGATGCCGATGGCCACGCCTCCGGTCTGGAGCGCATCCAGGACCTGGGCATCGGCGCGATGACCTTCCCCGCGGCCACGGATTCCGCCACTGACCTTGCCCTGCTCCTGGTGGAGTACCACGGCGCGGAGTTGATCGTGAACGCCGGTGCGCCGCTGAGCCTGGACGGCATGTTTGCCGGGAAGCACAACCCTGCGGCCCTGGTCACGCGGGCCAAGGTGGGCACCAAGTTGGTGGACGCCGAGGCCGTGGCGAACCTCTACATCGTGCCCGCCAGCGGGGGAATCGCCTGGCTGTGGGCGATCCTCGGCGTGCTCGTGGCGTGCGCGGCCATCGTGCTGATCGCGGGCATGGGCGGGGCGGGGACCTTTAGCGATAACCTCATCGACACCTGGAATAACCTGGCGCTGACCGTCCAGGGCTGGTTTAAGGAGTAA
- a CDS encoding copper transporter, with protein sequence MAKAGLVIAGLGFGVALGSALGAYVLAPVDHTDDKAVAAAEADAQRSAEEARASNDVVGSLAPAALAGSLDQRPVLIFATNDAAERAVAVRDWLNQAGAIDAGQINLESRFTDQEGADSLKTIVTNTLPAGAQLSENSLDPGTHAGEALGSALMLNPETGEPQSTVDERADLLTALRDAGFLSYASGTILPAQGIVVLSGHEEGFAEHSLESFAAALHTRGNAVTRASDPDSVSEQVSVVLRLRDMLS encoded by the coding sequence ATGGCAAAGGCAGGACTGGTTATTGCGGGGCTGGGCTTTGGCGTGGCCCTGGGGTCCGCCCTGGGCGCCTATGTGCTCGCCCCGGTGGATCACACGGACGATAAGGCGGTGGCGGCCGCGGAAGCCGATGCCCAGCGCAGCGCGGAAGAGGCGCGAGCGTCCAACGATGTGGTGGGGTCCCTCGCGCCCGCCGCGTTGGCAGGTTCCCTGGACCAGCGCCCCGTGCTCATCTTCGCCACCAACGACGCTGCGGAGCGGGCCGTGGCGGTGCGGGATTGGCTGAATCAAGCGGGGGCTATCGACGCCGGTCAGATCAATCTGGAGTCCCGGTTCACGGATCAGGAGGGGGCGGATAGCCTCAAGACCATCGTGACCAACACGCTCCCGGCCGGGGCACAACTCTCCGAGAACAGCCTCGATCCCGGCACCCACGCCGGCGAGGCACTGGGCTCGGCGCTCATGCTCAACCCGGAAACGGGCGAGCCGCAGTCCACCGTGGACGAGCGTGCCGATCTGCTCACCGCTTTGCGCGACGCGGGCTTCCTTTCCTACGCCAGCGGCACGATTCTTCCCGCCCAGGGGATCGTGGTGCTCAGCGGGCACGAGGAGGGCTTTGCGGAACACAGCCTGGAAAGCTTCGCCGCAGCACTGCACACGCGCGGCAATGCGGTGACTCGCGCCTCCGACCCGGATAGCGTGTCTGAGCAGGTCAGCGTGGTATTGAGGCTGCGCGATATGTTAAGCTGA
- a CDS encoding NAD kinase has protein sequence MREVVLVPPMGNNAEAAQRAAELLSTGNIRVRSPRAGVSADVELVLVLGGDGTFLRAADLAHEADVPVLGINLGHVGFLAEWEAESLEEAVGKVIDRDYRVEDRMTIDATVLSESLAPIAHGWALNEVSIENVHRHGVLDASLEVDGRPVSSFGCDGILISTPTGSTAYAFSAGGPVLWPELDAILVVPNNAHALFTKPLVMSPHSTAAVESLSSARVVMDGFREVTMPAGSRVEVARGARPVRWVRLDDSPFADRLVSKLDLPVQGWRGRKDNHAG, from the coding sequence ATGCGTGAGGTAGTGCTGGTTCCCCCGATGGGCAATAACGCCGAGGCCGCGCAGCGCGCGGCGGAGCTGCTTTCCACGGGAAATATCAGGGTGCGGTCCCCCCGCGCGGGAGTGAGCGCGGACGTGGAGCTGGTGCTGGTTCTCGGCGGCGATGGCACGTTTTTGCGCGCCGCCGACCTGGCCCATGAGGCGGATGTGCCGGTCTTGGGCATCAACCTCGGGCACGTGGGATTCCTGGCGGAGTGGGAGGCCGAATCCCTAGAGGAGGCCGTGGGGAAGGTGATCGACCGCGACTATCGGGTGGAGGATCGCATGACCATCGACGCCACCGTGCTCTCCGAATCGCTCGCCCCCATCGCCCACGGCTGGGCGCTCAACGAGGTGAGCATTGAGAACGTGCACCGCCACGGGGTGTTGGACGCCAGCCTAGAGGTGGACGGCCGCCCGGTGAGTTCCTTTGGCTGCGATGGCATCCTGATCTCCACCCCCACGGGGTCCACGGCCTATGCCTTTTCCGCCGGGGGGCCGGTGCTGTGGCCGGAACTGGACGCGATCCTGGTGGTGCCCAATAACGCCCACGCGCTTTTTACCAAGCCCCTGGTGATGAGTCCCCATTCCACGGCGGCGGTGGAATCGCTGTCCTCGGCGCGGGTGGTCATGGACGGGTTCCGCGAGGTCACCATGCCCGCTGGCTCACGGGTGGAGGTGGCGCGCGGGGCGCGCCCCGTGCGCTGGGTGCGGCTGGATGATTCCCCCTTTGCGGATCGGCTGGTATCCAAATTAGATCTTCCGGTGCAGGGCTGGCGTGGTAGGAAGGATAACCATGCTGGCTGA
- a CDS encoding TlyA family RNA methyltransferase has product MRRRLDAELVRRKIARSREQAVEMIRSGRVVVGGFPAHKPATVVEEGASIRVEGSEEDTWASRGAHKLIGALDAFGVDPTGKRVLDAGASTGGFTDVLLRRGAREVVAVDVGYGQLIWRLQNDPRVRVHDRTNVRSLTPEQIGGPCEMMVGDLSFISLRLVLPALAQCVTGDLFPMVKPQFEVGKERLGSGGVVRSAALRAEVTEQVAREAQELGLGLRQVVASPLPGPQGNVEFFLWLTKGAPPAKNVTEMVAQAVAEGPQ; this is encoded by the coding sequence ATGCGCAGGAGGTTGGACGCGGAACTTGTGCGCCGCAAGATCGCGCGCTCGCGGGAGCAGGCGGTGGAGATGATTCGCTCCGGCCGCGTGGTGGTGGGGGGATTCCCTGCGCACAAACCGGCCACCGTGGTGGAGGAGGGAGCCTCCATTCGCGTGGAGGGGAGCGAGGAGGATACCTGGGCCTCGCGCGGGGCGCACAAACTCATCGGGGCCCTGGATGCCTTTGGCGTGGACCCCACCGGAAAGCGCGTACTTGATGCGGGAGCCTCCACGGGGGGATTCACCGACGTGCTGCTGCGCCGGGGCGCGCGCGAGGTGGTGGCCGTGGACGTGGGATACGGGCAACTAATCTGGCGGCTGCAAAACGATCCCAGGGTGCGGGTGCATGACCGCACCAACGTGCGCTCCCTAACACCCGAGCAGATCGGCGGCCCCTGCGAGATGATGGTGGGCGATCTCTCCTTTATCTCTCTGCGCCTGGTGCTTCCGGCCCTGGCGCAGTGCGTCACCGGCGATCTCTTTCCCATGGTCAAGCCGCAGTTTGAGGTGGGCAAGGAGCGCCTGGGCAGCGGCGGGGTGGTGCGCAGCGCGGCCCTGCGGGCGGAGGTAACCGAGCAGGTGGCCCGGGAGGCGCAGGAATTGGGGCTGGGTCTGCGGCAGGTGGTGGCCTCGCCGCTGCCGGGCCCGCAGGGCAACGTGGAGTTCTTCCTATGGCTGACCAAGGGGGCTCCCCCGGCGAAGAACGTGACGGAGATGGTGGCGCAAGCCGTAGCGGAAGGGCCGCAATAA
- the galK gene encoding galactokinase encodes MAMKVRNPETLGRDAADLYRRHYGDTPAGLWFSPGRVNLIGDHVDYAFGLCLPVATTMGTAVAASPRSDSRVRMISVDPTGHRWVGEADLRDLSGVSDWRGYIAGTLWALDTPGMDLAVVSDVPLGSGLSSSAALECAVAVAARDLYNLDADLAAAAMRAENEVVGANTGGLDQRACLYSRPDHALALDFLDGSMEHVPCDLSFLSFLVANTNAAHSHATRGYGSRRGLIDALLADLSCTFREESMVEEAVKWAESTGRDPEVVRRRVRHVVSETQRTRRAIAALRAGDAERFGALMNASHDSLRDDYEVVTPELEAAVRAAREAGAVGARMTGGGFGGSIVALSPDTEEATRRIKEAVPRADVYVMSPQGGAKAL; translated from the coding sequence ATGGCAATGAAGGTGCGCAACCCGGAAACGCTGGGCCGCGACGCGGCCGATCTTTATCGTCGCCATTACGGGGATACGCCCGCGGGACTGTGGTTTTCCCCCGGGCGGGTAAATCTCATCGGAGATCACGTGGATTACGCCTTTGGCCTGTGCCTGCCGGTGGCCACCACGATGGGAACGGCGGTGGCCGCGAGCCCTCGTTCCGATAGCCGGGTGCGCATGATCTCCGTGGATCCCACCGGGCACCGCTGGGTGGGGGAGGCCGATCTCCGGGATCTATCCGGTGTGAGCGATTGGCGCGGCTACATAGCCGGGACGCTCTGGGCGCTGGACACCCCCGGCATGGACCTTGCGGTGGTCTCCGATGTCCCCCTGGGCTCCGGGCTATCCAGCTCCGCCGCCCTGGAATGCGCGGTGGCCGTGGCCGCTCGCGATCTCTACAACCTCGATGCCGACCTCGCGGCGGCGGCCATGCGCGCGGAGAACGAGGTGGTGGGGGCCAATACCGGTGGACTCGATCAGCGCGCCTGCCTGTATTCCCGCCCCGATCACGCGCTGGCGCTGGACTTCCTGGACGGAAGCATGGAGCACGTGCCCTGCGACCTTTCCTTCCTCTCCTTCCTCGTGGCCAACACCAATGCCGCGCATTCCCACGCCACCAGGGGATACGGCTCCCGCCGGGGGCTTATCGACGCCCTCCTGGCCGACCTTTCTTGCACCTTCCGGGAGGAATCGATGGTGGAAGAGGCCGTGAAGTGGGCGGAGTCCACGGGCCGCGACCCCGAGGTGGTGCGCCGCCGCGTGCGCCACGTGGTGAGCGAGACGCAGCGGACACGGCGGGCTATCGCGGCTTTGCGAGCCGGGGACGCGGAGCGATTCGGTGCCTTGATGAACGCCAGCCATGATTCCCTCCGAGATGATTACGAGGTGGTGACTCCCGAACTGGAGGCCGCAGTGCGAGCCGCGAGGGAGGCCGGTGCGGTGGGGGCGCGCATGACCGGGGGAGGCTTTGGTGGCAGCATCGTGGCCCTGAGCCCGGATACCGAGGAAGCGACGCGGCGAATCAAGGAGGCGGTACCGCGAGCCGATGTGTACGTGATGAGTCCACAAGGCGGCGCAAAGGCGCTCTGA
- a CDS encoding cell wall anchor protein, whose translation MSTFDIRNVIGALIGLYGIVLCLCFFLLDPGVNPEDMAPKQATDNLWTGLAMVGVAAVFFAWARFKPIRMEGDHA comes from the coding sequence ATGTCTACCTTTGATATTCGCAACGTCATCGGGGCGCTCATCGGCCTGTACGGCATCGTGCTGTGCCTGTGCTTTTTCCTGCTCGATCCCGGTGTGAATCCCGAGGACATGGCACCCAAGCAGGCCACGGATAACCTCTGGACGGGACTGGCCATGGTGGGGGTTGCCGCGGTGTTCTTCGCGTGGGCGCGCTTCAAGCCGATCCGCATGGAGGGCGATCATGCTTAG
- a CDS encoding HAD-IIA family hydrolase has protein sequence MMLDKHDALLFDLDGTVWHGDTPIPEAVEALRGLDPIYLTNNASKSPAEVQKKLRGMGLPTGTVLTSAQAAIGLAVELEPGARVLILGAPSFRDLAREAGLRVVDSADEEPQVVLHGHDPETGWAQLSEAALAIRRGARYIASNRDTSLPSERGLLVGNGSMVAAVESATGIRAIAAGKPETRMFEQAARHAKSPLVIGDRLDTDIAGGNAAGMATLHVLTGVSGVSDLLAAPPEQRPTYVAEDMSALHSDANLRPGPREGATAYRQGDVVVVEGETAHQRLLAALPVAWEGPFSEIRGL, from the coding sequence ATGATGCTGGATAAGCATGACGCGCTGCTTTTTGATCTCGATGGCACCGTGTGGCACGGGGATACCCCGATCCCGGAGGCCGTCGAGGCCTTGCGCGGCCTCGATCCCATCTATTTGACGAATAATGCCTCCAAGTCCCCGGCGGAGGTGCAGAAGAAACTGCGCGGCATGGGGCTGCCCACCGGAACGGTGCTGACCTCCGCGCAGGCGGCGATTGGTCTGGCCGTAGAACTGGAACCGGGCGCGCGGGTATTGATCCTCGGGGCACCGTCCTTCCGGGACTTGGCGCGGGAGGCGGGCCTGCGGGTCGTCGATAGTGCGGATGAGGAACCCCAGGTGGTGCTGCACGGACACGACCCGGAAACTGGCTGGGCGCAGCTTTCTGAGGCCGCCTTGGCTATTCGGCGCGGGGCGCGATACATCGCCTCCAATCGGGATACCTCGTTGCCCTCGGAGCGGGGTTTGTTGGTGGGCAATGGCTCGATGGTGGCGGCGGTGGAGTCGGCCACCGGGATACGGGCGATCGCGGCCGGGAAACCGGAGACGCGCATGTTTGAGCAGGCCGCGCGGCACGCCAAGAGCCCCCTGGTGATCGGGGATCGCCTGGATACCGATATTGCAGGGGGCAACGCGGCGGGCATGGCCACGCTGCACGTGCTCACCGGGGTTTCGGGCGTATCCGATCTCCTGGCCGCCCCGCCGGAGCAGCGCCCCACCTATGTGGCGGAGGATATGAGTGCCTTGCACAGCGACGCCAACCTGCGTCCGGGACCTCGGGAAGGTGCCACTGCCTACCGCCAGGGTGACGTTGTGGTGGTAGAAGGCGAAACCGCCCATCAGCGCCTCCTGGCGGCCCTGCCGGTGGCGTGGGAGGGGCCGTTCTCGGAGATCAGGGGACTATGA
- a CDS encoding sodium:solute symporter family protein yields the protein MNTLRLDATWVDYSLVALYFVFVLGIGWAAKRRVSSSIDFFLSGRGLPSWVTGLAFVAANLGAVEIIGMSANGVEYGMQTMHYFWIGAVPAMVFLGIVMMPFYYGSKVRSVPEFMRRRFGPGAHLVNALSFAIAQLLIAGVNLILLATVVEALLGWPRWATLLIAAVIVLSYITLGGLSAAIYNEVLQFFVIVAGLAPLTVIGLRHVGGWEGLKEKVGDASHFSTWPGTELSGFEHPVWSVVGIVFGLGFVLSFGYWTTNFVEVQRAMASDSLSAARKTPIIGAFPKMFIPFLVVIPGMIAGTIVTPIAEGNAAPNEAVLYLMRDLLPNGLLGVGIAGLLAAFMAGMAANISSFNTVVSYDLWQTYVVKDREDDYYLKFGRIATVFATIIAVFTALLAANFGNIMDYLQTLFGFFNAPLFTTFILGMFWKRMTPHAGWAGLVAGTASAVAFWALSLGDDPVVSLPGQGTAFVAASLAFVVDIAVSVAVTMFTRPKPDHELVGFVRSVTPREQLSDAVEATLPWYRRTVPLGILCLVLVTALNLIFL from the coding sequence GTGAATACCTTAAGGCTTGACGCCACCTGGGTAGATTACTCCCTGGTGGCCCTCTACTTCGTCTTTGTCTTGGGAATTGGGTGGGCGGCCAAGCGTCGCGTTTCCTCCTCCATTGACTTTTTCCTCTCCGGTAGGGGCCTGCCCTCCTGGGTCACCGGACTGGCCTTTGTGGCAGCCAATCTCGGCGCGGTGGAGATTATCGGTATGTCCGCCAATGGCGTGGAATACGGAATGCAGACCATGCACTATTTCTGGATCGGTGCGGTTCCGGCCATGGTCTTTTTGGGCATCGTGATGATGCCCTTTTATTACGGCTCCAAGGTGCGCTCGGTGCCGGAATTCATGCGCCGCCGCTTTGGCCCGGGCGCGCACCTGGTCAATGCCCTTTCCTTTGCCATCGCGCAATTGCTCATCGCCGGGGTGAACCTGATCCTGCTGGCCACGGTGGTGGAGGCGCTGCTGGGATGGCCGCGCTGGGCCACCCTGCTCATCGCGGCGGTGATTGTGCTTTCCTATATCACCCTGGGTGGGCTATCCGCCGCGATTTATAACGAGGTGCTGCAATTCTTTGTCATCGTGGCGGGTCTGGCCCCACTGACGGTGATCGGCCTGCGCCATGTGGGCGGCTGGGAGGGCCTGAAGGAAAAGGTGGGGGACGCGAGCCACTTTTCCACCTGGCCGGGAACGGAACTCTCAGGCTTTGAGCACCCGGTGTGGTCGGTGGTGGGCATCGTCTTTGGCCTGGGCTTTGTGCTCTCCTTTGGATACTGGACCACCAACTTCGTGGAGGTGCAGCGCGCGATGGCCTCGGATTCCCTTTCCGCGGCGCGCAAGACCCCCATCATCGGGGCCTTTCCCAAGATGTTTATTCCCTTCCTCGTGGTCATTCCCGGCATGATCGCGGGAACCATCGTCACCCCCATCGCTGAGGGCAACGCCGCACCCAATGAGGCCGTGCTGTACCTCATGCGCGATTTGCTGCCCAATGGCCTGCTTGGCGTGGGAATAGCGGGCCTGCTGGCGGCCTTTATGGCCGGTATGGCGGCCAATATCTCCTCCTTTAACACGGTGGTGAGTTATGACCTCTGGCAGACCTACGTGGTCAAGGACAGGGAGGATGATTACTACCTCAAGTTTGGCCGCATAGCCACCGTTTTTGCCACCATCATCGCGGTATTTACCGCTTTGCTGGCCGCGAACTTTGGCAACATCATGGATTACCTCCAAACGCTCTTTGGCTTCTTTAATGCCCCGCTCTTCACCACGTTCATCCTGGGTATGTTTTGGAAGCGCATGACCCCGCACGCGGGTTGGGCGGGCCTGGTGGCCGGAACGGCCTCGGCGGTGGCATTCTGGGCGCTCTCCCTGGGAGATGATCCCGTGGTGTCCCTGCCGGGGCAGGGCACGGCGTTTGTGGCGGCGTCGTTAGCCTTCGTGGTGGACATTGCGGTTTCCGTGGCGGTGACGATGTTCACCCGGCCCAAGCCGGATCACGAGCTGGTGGGCTTTGTTCGCTCGGTGACCCCGCGCGAGCAGCTTTCCGACGCCGTCGAGGCCACCCTGCCCTGGTATCGCCGCACGGTTCCGCTGGGCATCCTGTGCCTGGTTCTGGTGACGGCCCTGAACCTCATCTTCCTCTAA
- the recN gene encoding DNA repair protein RecN, translating into MLAELTIENLGVIPRATTELSPGLTVLTGETGAGKTMVVTGLRLLTGGRADASRIRNGAKKAVVEGRFIAGAEGAAVVEEAGGEPDENGEFIASRTVSGSRSRAHLGGRSVPAATLTAFTQGLLTIHGQNDQLRLRAPEQQREALDRYAHIDLGDYHRAYQRWKELERDLRRRTQSRRELAQESDRLQFALKEIDAVDPQPGEEAELLALVRRLQDVDSLREQATLALAAIDGAEAFGETDESDPASTLLGRAASALTGDPVLEELGERLSGITAALGEITAELGAFLSELPTDPEALETALQRQYQLKSLTRKYAPDIEGVIAWQDKARERLSRMDTSMEALEELKKSTREAYEAVLEEGKKISAVRYRAARNLGRNVSTELHGLAMPKAQLIVDIRTGEPGPQGLDEVALFLAANPEAPPRPLDAAASGGELSRVMLALEVVLAGVSPGTTLVFDEVDAGVGGRAAMEIGRRLARLAQHNQVIAVTHLPQVAAYADTHLHVAKDDTVTSGVETLTGQRRVEELARMLAGLVDATGLAHAAELLERAQEFSRAPSPLEGGNAQ; encoded by the coding sequence ATGCTGGCTGAACTGACCATCGAAAATCTCGGCGTGATTCCGCGCGCCACCACGGAACTCAGTCCCGGCCTGACGGTGCTCACGGGTGAGACGGGAGCGGGTAAAACAATGGTGGTCACCGGGTTGCGCCTGCTCACGGGGGGTCGGGCGGATGCCTCCCGAATCCGCAACGGCGCCAAGAAGGCCGTGGTGGAGGGGCGTTTTATCGCGGGCGCGGAGGGCGCGGCCGTGGTGGAGGAGGCCGGAGGGGAACCGGATGAGAACGGGGAGTTCATCGCCTCGCGCACCGTCTCCGGCAGCCGCTCCCGTGCTCATCTGGGCGGGCGTTCCGTTCCGGCGGCCACGCTCACGGCCTTTACCCAAGGATTACTGACCATCCACGGGCAGAACGATCAGTTGCGCCTGCGCGCCCCCGAACAGCAGCGGGAGGCCCTGGACAGGTACGCGCACATCGACCTTGGGGACTATCACCGCGCCTATCAGAGGTGGAAAGAACTAGAACGCGATCTGCGCAGGCGCACGCAGTCGCGCCGCGAGTTGGCGCAGGAATCGGATCGCCTGCAATTTGCGCTCAAGGAGATTGACGCCGTGGACCCCCAGCCGGGGGAGGAGGCGGAATTGCTGGCCCTGGTGCGTCGCTTGCAGGACGTCGATAGCCTGCGCGAGCAGGCCACCCTGGCGCTGGCGGCTATCGACGGCGCGGAGGCCTTCGGGGAGACGGACGAATCCGACCCCGCCTCCACGCTCCTGGGGCGCGCCGCGAGCGCGCTGACCGGCGACCCCGTTCTGGAGGAACTGGGGGAGCGTCTTTCCGGGATTACCGCGGCGCTGGGAGAGATCACGGCGGAATTGGGGGCCTTTCTCTCCGAGTTGCCCACCGATCCCGAGGCGCTAGAGACAGCCTTGCAGCGTCAGTATCAGTTGAAGTCGCTCACCCGGAAGTACGCCCCGGACATTGAGGGGGTGATCGCCTGGCAGGATAAGGCCCGGGAGAGGCTTTCCCGCATGGATACCTCCATGGAGGCGTTGGAGGAATTGAAAAAGAGCACCCGCGAGGCATACGAGGCGGTGCTTGAGGAGGGCAAAAAGATCAGCGCGGTGCGATACCGGGCGGCGCGCAACCTCGGCCGGAACGTCTCCACCGAACTGCACGGTTTGGCCATGCCCAAGGCGCAACTCATCGTGGACATTCGCACCGGGGAGCCCGGCCCCCAGGGGCTGGATGAGGTGGCGCTCTTTCTGGCCGCCAACCCGGAGGCCCCGCCTCGCCCCTTGGACGCCGCGGCCTCCGGCGGTGAGTTGTCCCGCGTGATGTTGGCCCTTGAGGTGGTGCTGGCGGGGGTATCGCCGGGCACCACCCTGGTATTCGATGAGGTCGATGCCGGCGTGGGCGGGCGCGCGGCGATGGAAATTGGGCGTCGATTAGCCCGCCTGGCGCAGCACAATCAGGTGATCGCGGTGACCCACCTGCCCCAGGTCGCGGCCTACGCCGATACCCACCTGCACGTGGCCAAGGACGATACCGTTACCTCCGGGGTGGAAACGCTCACCGGGCAGCGGCGAGTGGAGGAACTCGCGCGTATGCTCGCCGGGCTGGTGGACGCCACGGGCCTGGCGCACGCGGCGGAACTATTGGAACGAGCACAGGAATTTTCCCGCGCGCCTTCACCACTTGAGGGCGGCAACGCGCAATGA